One window of the Chanodichthys erythropterus isolate Z2021 chromosome 2, ASM2448905v1, whole genome shotgun sequence genome contains the following:
- the rusc1 gene encoding uncharacterized protein rusc1 isoform X3, translating to MHPSSRPSVPPRSRRFDNRRTEAKPSQGVKRDDKNMNTASPSPRRGTRGPPESSRLKGPGQGARAPVVQSKLVRPQKNGAHAIPAISKPKNGHTVSNLAPAVDPNCNEPSLPCLCCDGHSPQDSNSLFNHNHNNNNTVNIRQQMKLPPPPPSQKELAVPKQDIKEDECEPEVKQPHPIPVKEREEENGNVDEKEGGDLKNDVCSVNDSVDVNGNGNCDGDDDEDDDDEDDDTLVPSSCNCPESMLDFSLTSSTSSSSTSISSCSDLECDCPDTFSLSSQDQESTESCPSSCTLVSNCPTFQSNVLPMDLNLSARSPCSSDEGYPSAPCSPSSDYTESKVSEEEKCIKVDLLHFLDSIEELGKMDLFYRIVRLAHWELDGELIVRDRLDHQQKLQRVHKEVKLAYLVKLQEEGLDFDNEDITGVLDEMGNIDIPWNLYKSNKSSDSQEFSDAGVDLTAPSDLDETPASDSLASSPLDPPPRPPKPPMRHVSAHLESHTYENISGHTFSVSSTDDTTPFSIRVPAPTLPALSSSPPALKPPALPPPPSQPVPYFSLNTERPTLTSPTPPIPPPRRRHKARLEALRLAELEREKTPLSLPPPTSRPPPLPPPPAVSSPPAIPPPPSLPPPPSFHALDVEIRKLLALAGLTQAELLKLSPELGVCVDVVLENEQQPVSDVSQIGDISVNRTHKEDGVDKGLHSRLSEGTRFGKDRPTGVEELDTLREKDASKDEQKEANRTTSFTEMARRRKRNGGNCNHSCGCGFGSNVSLSPNSYYSTDLSNTKIPNVSFGSFDYSSMISDTPPPPPPRPLPPCPPIVSNPPELPPLKPCTLPANASRPDRFDWLIAFTPETESPPLEIRKLSNDGTLQKVSTSGLKVTTFKELRNRSKQSSTPAPIQPEPDPTVITPDPDFLYNLKWRREKNDGDGWEYTSQAQASFLQPPPTPASLSLFREMCRLNIQDDCPAEPKVSQQISCSVSEGSLRTICDERDKAVHTKKMEVEDEVEVRGTADGAWTLESRTTAVRSFSFAGSEQKNKAWMGDDVRTSLSAEGLSSACLQEKKTLVNSVSVAVEAILAQFSSSRTVVQKFYSVNKTLSGDSSVNPSLGRLVLQCLCPALRSLLCDGLKPHQSDLIAGRRPNSPWGLVQASTKPGPSTQALHNLQTKVAGLPQLKQSRHRFNAFLFGLLNVKLLDYWLSHLQSCSDVLETYYRPASFMRLSLTSCQPLFEELLLLLQPLSLLTFNLDLLFQHHHLDPSSPTLTPASHTSDIYSPPNEDFSFHLSPKGIFQGSGHNLGSVFEQDHGSLGLDTNPNSGLTSHVLDVSAYRNPISLSSSITKEEANPPLSWFNGNEISAPLNAGSLSQQAGQALQQGWGAVMRLGERLGQNFGLTTNTEDVKGPNSPDDFKTGFSLNPKSPAENRQQTREDLSLWDSGAAVPWGLGRLFGASKSPNNPPISRRPSQWLSPGASVLSRIVNLGQGSPPEKKELQRSKDKEEDENEKINETRDQPKPLRHWSRAELQEGGGTCSVGRCGPRLDSMSSRSQ from the exons ATGCACCCCTCCTCTCGTCCCTCTGTGCCCCCGCGTTCCCGCAGGTTTGACAATAGACGCACAGAGGCAAAACCAAGCCAAGGGGTTAAGAGAGATGACAAAAATATGAACACAGCGTCTCCATCCCCTCGTCGTGGCACTCGGGGACCACCTGAGTCTTCCAGGTTAAAAGGCCCTGGTCAAGGTGCACGAGCCCCAGTGGTTCAGTCCAAACTGGTGCGGCCACAGAAGAATGGTGCTCACGCAATACCAGCAATCTCAAAACCAAAAAATGGACACACTGTATCAAACCTGGCCCCAGCAGTGGATCCAAACTGCAATGAGCCCAGCCTACCTTGTCTGTGTTGTGATGGCCATTCTCCTCAGGATAGCAACAGCCTTTTTAATCACAACcataacaacaataatactGTAAACATCAGGCAACAAATGAAGCTACCGCCGCCGCCACCTTCTCAGAAGGAATTGGCTGTTCCAAAACAAGACATCAAAGAAGACGAGTGTGAGCCAGAAGTAAAGCAACCTCATCCCATCCCAGTAAAGGAGAGAGAAGAGGAAAATGGCAATGTGGATGAAAAAGAGGGTGGTGACCTCAAAAATGATGTCTGCAGTGTAAATGACAGTGTTGATGTGAATGGCAACGGCAATTGCGATGGTGACGATGACGAAGATGATGACGATGAAGATGATGATACTCTTGTCCCTTCTTCCTGCAATTGCCCAGAATCCATGCTAGATTTTTCCCTCACATCTTCTACCTCATCTTCGTCCACATCCATTAGCAGCTGCTCAGATCTGGAGTGTGACTGCCCTGATACATTTTCATTGTCATCACAGGACCAAGAGTCCACTGAAAGCTGTCCATCTTCTTGTACTTTGGTCTCCAATTGCCCTACCTTTCAGTCCAATGTCTTACCAATGGATCTCAACCTTTCTGCAAGATCGCCTTGCTCTTCTGATGAAGGCTATCCCTCTGCCCCTTGCTCTCCTTCTTCTGACTACACAGAGAGCAAGGTatcagaagaagaaaaatgtaTCAAAGTGGATCTCCTCCATTTTTTAGACTCCATAGAAGAGTTGGGCAAAATGGATCTGTTCTACCGCATTGTTAGGCTGGCACATTGGGAACTGGATGGTGAGCTGATTGTCAGAGATAGATTGGATCACCAGCAGAAGCTTCAGAGGGTCCACAAAGAGGTGAAGTTGGCATATCTTGTGAAACTTCAGGAGGAAGGGTTAGACTTTGACAATGAGGATATCACTGGAGTTTTGGATGAAATGGGCAACATTGATATTCCATGGAATTTGTATAAAAGCAACAAATCAAGTGACTCCCAGGAATTTTCTGATGCAGGGGTAGATCTGACAGCTCCTTCTGACCTTGATGAAACCCCTGCCTCTGATTCACTTGCTTCATCACCATTGGATCCTCCTCCCCGGCCCCCAAAGCCTCCAATGAGGCATGTGAGTGCTCACCTAGAATCACACACTTATGAGAACATAAGTGGACATACCTTCTCAGTCTCATCCACTGACGACACTACTCCTTTCTCTATAAGAGTCCCTGCTCCTACCTTGCCTGCATTGTCATCCTCACCCCCAGCCTTAAAACCTCCtgcccttcctcctcctccatcACAGCCTGTGCCCTACTTCTCCCTAAATACAGAAAGACCTACTCTCACTTCCCCCACCCCACCCATCCCTCCCCCAAGAAGACGTCATAAAGCCCGTCTAGAGGCTCTAAGGCTTGCTGAGCTTGAAAGAGAAAAGACTCCTCTGTCCCTTCCACCACCAACGTCCAGACCTCCTCCATTGCCACCTCCACCTGCAGTGTCCTCGCCTCCGGCTATTCCACCTCCACCATCACTCCCACCCCCTCCATCTTTTCATGCTCTGGATGTGGAAATCAGAAAGTTGCTTGCACTAGCTGGCCTCACCCAAGCTGAATTGCTTAAACTTAGTCCCGAGTTGGGTGTCTGCGTAGATGTAGTCCTGGAAAATGAGCAACAGCCAGTGTCTGATGTCTCTCAGATTGGAGATATCAGTGTAAACAGAACACACAAGGAAGATGGTGTAGATAAGGGGTTGCATTCCAGATTGAGTGAAGGAACCAGATTTGGGAAAGACAGGCCTACAGGTGTAGAGGAATTAGATACTCTCCGTGAAAAGGACGCTTCTAAAGATGAACAGAAAGAAGCAAACAGGACAACATCCTTCACAGAAATGGCAAGACGACGTAAGAGAAATGGTGGAAACTGTAATCATAGCTGCGGTTGTGGTTTTGGATCCAATGTTAGCCTGTCTCCCAACTCATATTACAGCACTGATCTTAGCAATACAAAAATCCCAAATGTTAGCTTTGGGAGTTTTGATTATTCTTCTATGATTTCAGACACCCCTCCTCCACCACCTCCACGACCATTGCCCCCTTGTCCACCAATTGTGTCCAATCCTCCTGAACTTCCCCCTCTTAAGCCATGTACTCTACCTGCCAATGCATCTCGCCCAGATAGATTTGACTGGCTGATAGCCTTCACCCCAGAAACAGAGTCGCCACCTCTTGAGATCCGAAAATTGTCCAATGATGGCACATTGCAAAAAGTCTCAACTTCAGGCTTAAAAGTGACAACCTTTAAAGAATTACGCAACAGAAGCAAACAGAGCTCCACACCAGCTCCTATTCAACCAGAACCCGATCCAACTGTCATCACCCCAGACCCTGATTTCCTGTACAACCTAAAATGGAGACGAGAGAAGAATGATGGGGATGGCTGGGAATATACTTCTCAAGCACAAGCCTCTTTTCTTCAGCCGCCACCCACTCCTGCCTCATTGTCCCTTTTTAGGGAAATGTGCCGCCTGAATATACAAGATGATTGCCCTGCAGAACCCAAAGTGTCCCAACAAATTAGCTGTTCAGTAAGCGAAGGCAGCCTTAGGACTATTTGTGATGAAAGAGATAAAGCTGTTCACACCAAAAAGATGGAAGTCGAAGATGAAGTGGAAGTTAGGGGAACGGCAGATGGAGCATGGACTTTGGAATCCAGGACAACAG CTGTCCGCAGCTTCTCATTTGCCGGCTCTGAGCAGAAGAACAAGGCCTGGATGGGAGATGATGTGAGAACTTCACTGAGTGCTGAAGGGCTGTCTTCTGCATGCCTGCAAGAAAAGAAAA CTCTTGTCAATTCAGTCAGTGTGGCAGTGGAGGCCATTTTGGCTCAGTTCAGTTCGTCCAGGACTGTTGTACAGAAG ttttaCTCGGTAAATAAG ACTCTTTCTGGAGACAGCAGTGTAAATCCCTCTCTGGGTCGTCTGGTACTGCAGTGCCTTTGCCCAGCCCTGCGCAGCCTTCTCTGTGATGGACTCAAGCCCCACCAGAGTGACCTCATTGCAGGCAGAAGGCCTAATTCACCCTGGGGATTGGTTCAGGCCTCCACCAAACCAG GTCCGAGCACACAGGCTTTGCACAACCTCCAGACTAAAGTAGCGGGGCTTCCCCAGCTTAAGCAGAGCAGACACAGGTTCAACGCCTTCCTGTTTGGCCTTCTCAA TGTCAAGCTTCTGGATTACTGGCTTTCACATCTGCAGTCCTGCAGTG ATGTGTTGGAGACATATTATCGCCCCGCTTCCTTCATGCGTCTGTCACTCACTTCTTGCCAGCCTCTTTTTGAGGAGCTTCTCCTCCTACTGCAGCCTCTCTCTCTTCTGACCTTTAACCTCGACCTGCTATTTCAGCATCACCACCTTGACCCCTCGTCCCCAACTCTCACCCCAGCCAGTCACACATCTGATATATATAGCCCGCCAAATGAAGACTTCAGCTTCCACTTGTCACCCAAGGGGATTTTCCAAGGAAGTGGCCATAATCTTGGAAGCGTGTTTGAGCAAGACCATGGCAGTTTGGGTTTAGACACCAACCCTAATTCAGGTCTCACAAGTCATGTTCTTGATGTGTCAGCCTATCGCAATCCAATTTCGCTGTCATCAAGCATCACCAAGGAGGAAGCCAATCCGCCATTGTCATGGTTTAACGGGAATGAGATCTCGGCACCTCTTAATGCCGGAAGCCTTTCCCAGCAGGCAGGCCAGGCTCTTCAGCAAGGGTGGGGGGCAGTGATGCGTTTGGGGGAACGTTTAGGGCAGAACTTTGGTTTGACCACTAACACAGAGGATGTTAAAGGTCCTAACTCACCAGATGACTTCAAGACAGGCTTCTCACTGAACCCAAAAAGTCCAGCTGAAAACAGGCAACAAACAAGAGAGGATCTTTCCTTGTGGGATAGTGGAGCAGCTGTTCCCTGGGGTCTGGGACGGCTCTTTGGAGCTTCTAAGAGCCCCAACAACCCACCAATAAGCAg GCGTCCATCTCAGTGGCTCTCCCCTGGCGCATCTGTCCTTTCTCGCATAGTGAATCTTGGCCAGGGTTCTCCGCCTGAAAAGAAAGAGCTCCAGAGAAGCAAAGATAAGGAAGAAGATGAAAACGAAAAGATTAATGAAACAAGAGATCAGCCAAAGCCCCTGAG GCACTGGAGCCGAGCTGAGCTTCAGGAAGGGGGAGGAACTTGTTCTGTTGGGAGGTGTGGACCACGACTGGATTCGATGTCGTCAAGGTCACAATGA